A region of the Methanobrevibacter arboriphilus JCM 13429 = DSM 1125 genome:
TAATTACCCATTATTGGAACTAAAACTTTACTATACATACAAATTCTCCATTTATTTCTAATTTCCTAACCTAACACAAATATTCTTAAAAAAGCATATAATACATAAACTATCATGAGAACAATACCAGAAAGTCTATTTAATTTATTCCCATTAAACTTCATCAAAAGTAATGTTCCAGCAGTCACACCTATCATTACTGGAGCATCAAAATAAAGAGATAAATAATCAATTGGAATAGCTACTAATAATGCAGGAATACCTATACCAATTAGAATATTAAAAGTTACACTTCCAAAAACAGTTCCCATAGACAAATCATGCAATCCTTTAATAGCAGAAGACAAAGTAACAACCAATTCAGGAATACTAGTACCAATAGACAGAGTGAACAAACCCATAATAGCAGGAGGTATTCCAAAAGTAGATGCTAGAGAACTAGCGCTTGTAATTAACAATTGACAACCTATAGCTAAACCAATAATACCTAATATTGTAAATAAAATGCTTTTTTTCTTAATTGATTTTCTCTTTTTTAAAGTTTTATTAGAAATATCATCAATCTTTTCAATACCTTTAGACTTTATAATATCTTCTTCACTATTAGGTAATTTTTTAACCTTATATTTTTGAGCTTTTTCTTGATCCTTTACAAGAATTCTCATATAATAAATATAAAAAATAATCATCACTACAGAACCAAAACCAGATATGAAAAGTTGACCAGTAAAGTATCCAAACAACATAAAGGCTAACAATACAAGCCCAGTTACTATAGCCATAAGTCCATCCCGATTAATAGATTTTTTATCAGCCTGTACTAAACCAGTAACAGTAGCAGTTATACCAAGAATTCCAGCAACATTCCATATATTAGAACCTATAACAACACCTACACCCATATCACCATTACCTCCTAAAGAAGCAATTAGTGCAGATCCAAACTCTGGAAGAGAAGTTCCAATTGCAGCAGCAGTCACACCAAGAAGAATCTGAGAAACACCCAAAGCAGTCCCTATCTCAACAATGTGATCTACAAACAAGTCTGCTGCCTTTATAACAATTAATAAAGACACCACAAGCAAAATACACATCAATATAATCTCAAACATCCAATTTTCCCCATATACATTAAAAACAAATAAATATCAGAACATCCTCATATATTTAACCCTAAATACAATCAATATACATCTTCAACCATATAAAGTTATTGAAAGTGTAAAAAAAGTCAATTATAAAATAATATTAAAGTTATATAAAGAAATTTTATAAAAAGATATTAAAAATAAAAAATATTATAAAATAAAATTATTATAAAATAAAAGGTTATTAAAACTAAAAATAATAAAAAAAGAAAAAATAGATTAGATGATAATCATCTAACCCTATATATTGTTTTGTTAAAGAATAAACTATAAATAGACTATTCTTATAACATTTTGTTTATTGGATGGTTTTCTACAGGTTCAGTTCCCATATCTTTAGCAGCTTCAGCTATAAATATGTCAGCCATTGCACATGCAGGGAAAGCAATCTTAGCATTTTCAATAGGACCAAAGAGAACAAAGTCTCCACCTACCATTTGCTGAACAATGTTAGAACCAATATCACAAACAGGCCATGCTTCTTTATGTTCTTTTTTGTATTCTCTTAACCAATCCCATGCAGAAGGCACATTGTGAATACCAGAACCTACAGGTAATCCCCATTTACTTTTTACAGCAAAAGAAGTTCTTGCAGCAACTCCAGCACCTTGACCAAGAGGAGTAACAGCAGTATCCATTAAAGGTTTAGTAATCCCACAGGATTCAGACATTTCTAATAAACCTTGATCGATAGTACCATCACCATCTTCCCAAATACCAATTTTACCTTCAACAGTAGCATTCATTGGGTTAAAACCTAATACAATAGAAGCAGAAATATCAGATTCTTTTACAGCTTCAATCTCTTCAGCTTCTGCAGCCATATTGATTGAATTGTAAATAGCTCTTTCAGATAATCCAGCTTCAGTAGCATATTTTGCTCCAGCCATTCTTGCTTCACCAGAAGTAGAATCTATAAGGAAAGGAGAGTCAGAAATGTCTCCGACAAACTCTAAGTACTTAACTAAAGCCTCTTCAGTTTGTCCGAAAACTTGTACTAAACAAGGATTTCCAGTGACATCCATCATTTCTTCCATAGTTTTAATTCTTTCTTCTGCAGCATCTTTATCAAAGACACCTGCTTTTTCATCACTAATAATATTGTGTCCACCATAAAAGATGGTACCTGCTAAAACAGTAGGATATTCTCCTGGCTGGCCTCCAATATTGACACCAGCTATATCCAATACTTCTTGTTCTTTATCAAACCTAAACATTTATAATCCTCCATCCTTAGAGTAATGCGCCTAATAGTAATGGTAAAAGATTATATTTTATAACTACAACCATTATTATAAGACCTATTATTATACCATATAAAATACCAACATCTCTACCAGTTTGTTGACCTAATCTTTGGTAGTATTCACCAAGAGTAAACTCAACTTTTTCTTCAATTTCATCTAACTTCTCATTAGATTTATTATAATCATCAGCAGAGACAAGTACTCGAGGTATTGTATTTTCTTCAGACATTCATAACACCTCTTAGAACAAATTCGCTATATATGGGATTACTACGACTAATAAAAAAGCAATAGCTATTCCCAAGCCAATCCCAGTAAATCTTGTTGAAATTAATCCTGCGAATAATCTTCCTTCTCTTCCAATTAATTGAGATCTGTATTGTATATCTTCAGATACATTTTTAATACCACGGACGTTTGGTTTGTTAGATAACTTAACCATAATTAAACCTCCTTATATAAATCCTAGGAATAAACATCCAACTACCAAAGTAAAGATTAGTCCTATCATAATACCTTGAACTTTACCAGAATAATTACCAGCAAAATTTCTTTGTACAGCACCAATCATTTTAATTTGAGTTTGAATATTTCTCATCCTTGCCTCAATTAAAGCAGTTTCAGGAGCAACTGGGCGAACTTCTTCACCCTCATCCTCTTCATCTCCACTATCATCAAGAGAAATTACATAAGCATCCTCTTCGAAAGCACCAGGATCTTTTTCAATACATTCTTTAACTTTAGCTTCAATTGCACCAGCATCTTCCACATCAATCATGTTGACAATTTCAAGTTGAGATTGGAATCTTTCAATTCCCTCATCAGGAATGTTTTCAACATAAGGAATAGCTCCAGTAGCACCCATTATACTTCTTTTCTCTGGGTCTACACCATTTTGATGCAATGCTTCAAAACTTTGACCAGTAATATGCCCTTGAACTTCAGACCCACATAATATTAAAAATCTAATGTTAGGGTTTGATATTATATTAGCTACAACTTTTTCAATACCGAGATTCTCTGTTTTACAAGGTCCAGCAATAGCTGCACCAGCGTTAGCAGGAACATCTTCATTGTGAGAACCTAAAGTTGTAACAGCAACAGGACTTTCAGGGTCTCCAGCAATATAATCTCCATTGATTATTGGCCATCCTTCTGCAGGTGATTTTTTATCTACCATTATAAAACCCCCAGATTAACGAGTAGAGGAATTGCAGCTATTAAAACAAATAATGCTATTAAGAATCCATACACCATGTTTGTAAGCATACCTGCAGTAGCATAGGCACCTTCTCTTCCAGGATAGGATCCTCGAGAAACAGTATTTGGATCTAGTGAATTCATTAAATCGTCTGCTGCAGCCTCTAAATCAGTTATTTCATTGTTTATATCATCCATAGAGAGTACTAAAACTTCTCTTCCTAAAGCAGCCCCAACTATCCCAGTAGAGGGATCGAGAGTTAAGCTGTACTCAGGAACAATTTTAATTAAAGGTAACATTTCCATATTTTCTCCCCCTATTGTTCTTCAACTTTAGGCCATAATCCAGACCATTTGACAGATGCAGCTTCATTGAATGATGCTTTAATGTATGCTCTGATAGATATTATCCAACCAATTGCAGCAACAATAATTACAGCTACCCATACAGGAATTCCCATCCACATATTAGGAACAGGGTTAATAATAGTTAAAATTCCAGTAATAAACATAGCTAAAAATGCTGTAGATGCAGCTAATTTAAGAGTTCTAATTTGATTCTCATTAGGACCTAAACATGCATTAAATGGATGTTGTATAGCCATAGTATTCATTATAAAGAATAAAGCAATAAATCCAGGAGCTACAACAGAAGTAAGAATTCCATCAATATTATAGGTTCCTGCAAGAGTTGCAGAGAATGCTAAAACAGACAAACCAGCAGCACCTGAAATTTCAGCAGTACATCTTTCAAGTACTGGTATTTTCATTCCAACAATCTTCTTTGCTATTACACCAATAATAAGACCTAAAACCATTGAAAGAATTAAAGCAATGATTGGTCCTAAAATTCCAAGTCCACTAACAAAAGAAAGAGACACTAAAGCAATACCAGCTAAAGCACCGATAATACCTATTGAAAGAGACATATATCCGATAGAAGGTACACCAGTACCTAAACCGTAACTTGCAACTCTACGAATAGCATCTGCACCCCATACTATAGCACAAACTCCACCAAGAGCTGCTAAAACAGGGCCAAAAACTGGATTAAATTGAACTAAATAAATTCCAACAAGGCCTCCAACTATTCCTAAAATAAGCAATTTTTCAGGACCAATTGCACCACCAGATGGTCCTCCACCAGCTGCTGACATTATGCAACACCCCCAGTTAAAACAATAGCAAATACACTCATTATAATAGAAGCAATAGCACAAGCAAGTATACCAGTGCCAATTCTTTTAAATTTAGGGTCGTGGAAACCTTCAATAGTACCACCAATATTATAAGAAGCAATTACTGAATTTATAAAGAATACACCAACTGCAAGAATAGCAGCTAAACCTGCAGTTATAGCAGGATCAGTTACAAAACTTCCTTCAGTCATTGCAATATTAATACCATAGTAAACAAGTCCACCACCAGCACCACCGAGTAAACCCCCGATGATACCACTTACAAAACAAACAGTAGGAATACCATGTCCTTCAGTACCAGAAGTAACATATTTTTCTTGATTTCTACCAGTTATTGGGTCAACTTCAACTTTAGCAGAAGAAGGTACAACACCAACACCGAAAATATAAATTATGTTTGCAATTAACATAGTTATTCCAATCATCATCATTGCACCTACTGCACCAGCAATTGCAATGATATACCATGGCTGACCAGTCATAGCTGCTGCAGTGATTAAACCAGTTAACCCAGCACCTGCTGCGAGCATTGCTGTACCAGTTCCTACACCAGTAGCTGTTGCCATAGCTGCAGGAGCTCCTCCTACTGGTATGAAGTGTACACCCCCACCAATGAGGATTCCTCCAACTGTTATAAATAATATTAAACTTATTGGATCCATAAATGAAACCTCCTTAATCTTCCTTATATGGTCCATACCTAGTTCTGGCAAAGTTTTCAAGTCTTTCATTCATAATGATAAGAAGAATAACTATAATCAAACCTGCAATTAATCCTCCGACTAACCCAAATACTACGGTTATCCAGAAACTTAAAAATACAATAGTACCAAAACAAAAACCAGTTAATGGTCCACCAAATTTCGCACAAAAGTTAACAGTATCAATAGAATTCCTTGCACCGAGCTCAGACTTAGTTACTATATCACCATGAATAGCTACAGGAATACCTCCACCAAACGGATATTGTTGGTATTCTCTTTCTGCACCATAAGCAACATCCCCAGTAGAAGAACCAATAGCACCAATAGTTATTCCCCATAAAACAGCGAGAAGCGGTAATGGGAAAACGTGTAATGGAGTTCCATTAAGAGGTATAGTCATTAAGTAGGATATACTTACAATACAAAAGGTAGTTATAAAACCATGACCTGCAATAGGTCCTAAAGCTTGGGTTAAAGCATCCATAAATAAAGGCTGCTCAAACTGAGATTGACTTACAATCCGTCCCATATGCGCTGTTACTGAGTATACAACATGTACTAAAGCAGCAATAGTCGCACCAATAGCAATTCCTACAATAGGCATTAAATTAAAGTTAAACATTGGTGAAATCAAAACAAATGCTATAGAACCTGCGATACCACACCAAGCACCATATGCAACTGGTTCACCAGAAATAGCCTTATTAATAAATCGGTGTAAATGTCCCATTTGAGGAGCTAGCTGAACTTGTGAGTTTGGATTACTCATGGAACCAACATCAGATTCTAAATCTTCAGAAGTTCCAGCTATAGTTGCAGCTGCACCCATCAATGCAACAACACCTAATGTTATAGGGTCCATATTTTCTTTTCCTCCTTAGTTTTTATTAAATTGATTATTTAATAAATATATATTTTTTATTAGTTAATAGTTGTCTATTATTATTAATTTACTAAGATTAAAATTTACTATGATTAATTTTATAAGTTTTAAATTTTTCAATTTTATGAAACAATAATGATAATAATGATAATTAATGTCTTAACTCTCTCAAATCATGAATTAAACAACTAACAAAAAAATAAAAAATAATAGGTGTTAAAACACCTATTTAGCCGGTATAATTAGAGATCTTTCACCATCTGGCATAAATTCTCTTAATGCACCTTTTGCAATTTCAGCACGAGGTTGGGAGAAGTCGAAACTTAAGTTTTGATCAGCAAATGCAATTTTAACCAATGGGTTAAATGCAAATGCATCTCCACGAGCTGAATGAGGAGCTTGAGAAATACCTGCGTATTCACCTTGGTGTCCTACATTCATTGCATAGTTAGGATAGTTTGGCCCTCTCATTTCAACTGGTAATCCTTCGTCATTTCTTATAGAGAATACGTTGGATGCACCACATTGATCTTGTAAATCGTAACCATAGAATCCTAATCTAGAGTGTTGTTCTTTGTGTAAGTACATAGATAAATACCATGCGCTTAAACCAGTTTGGGAATTTCCAGTAGCGAAAGCTGTTGCACAACCAGCAGCGGCTGAAACAACAGATGCTCTTTGAGAACCACCGAATTGGGTTTCAAGTAATGCAGGATATTCTTCGTATTGTTCTAATCCATAGAAAGTTACTTCAGAACCTACATCAAGAACAGTGTCCATGTTGTTTGGAGCTTCACATATTCCAAATTTGTCTTCGACATATTCTTTACCATAATATAAGAAATCGTCAAGAATATTGTCAGTGTAAGCTGCAGATGCGTATTGGGTAAATCCAACACCACCAGACATGTAAGAACCTAACCAAATTTGGTCGTATAAAGCAGCTCCAGCAGCTACTACATCTAAAGCAGATCTAACTGGATCTTCAGGGTTAACTCTTGTAGATTGAACCATATCAGCTAAGAAACCAAATGCAATTCCACCAGGTTCATTTTCTGCTCTTGCTCTTCTAACTGGTAAGTAAGTACCCATATGTATAACTTCTGCATGTTTAGATGCGTAAGCGAAGTCACCAGTAGCTCCTTCACCAGCACATTGATTATAAGCAGAAATCATTGACATACCAATTTGCATAGCAGACCATCTGGAGGTAGTACCACCATCACAAACTCTTCCAACAATAGTTGGAATTCTTACAGCTTGCCATACTTTATCACCAACTTCAGCTTTTAAAGCTTCAGCTTGGTCTTCTGGGAACTCTTTGTTAATGTCTAAAACAAATGCACTGTCAATTTCATCAGCTAATTCATCATCACCAGTGAATACTTTTACATAACTGTCAGCTACGAGTGATGGGTTAGTTTCAACCATGTGCTCTTGTACAACAGCAGCACCAGGCATAGCGTGGTTAACAGTCTCTAAATATTCAGTAATTGTTTCAGGAGTAACTTCCATACCTAATCTTTTTTCAAGAACATTATGTGCAGTATTTAATCCTACAATAACAGTTCTTCTGATGTCATCCCACATTTGTTGGATAGCAGCATTATTGACAAAATGGAAATCATCCCCTTCAACATAAGTGTCAGTTGTAGATACTTGGTAAGGCATTAATGCTCTTTGTCCTAATGGAGAACCTACATCTGGGTTATATTGAGGAATACCTCTTTTTTCGGCAATTTCTTTACCTGCGTTAGCAAATTCAGTTTTCCTTTCAGATTGTTTCCATCCACCTAAATTATAAAAAGTAGTGGTTTTTTCTTCAGGATCTTCTTTGAATTTTTTATTTAATGCTTCGATAAACTTTTTATCAGCCATATTAATCTCCTCTCCTTATTCTGGACAGAATCCACCTTCGGATCTTGAGACGTGTATTCTTTGTAATATTTCTACAGCGTCTTTATCGTCCTTATAAGCTTCACCATCTACTCTGTAAATAGTGGTCTTCTTCATTAAAGTTTCTTCATCTAATGGCTCACCGAGTACAACAGGTTCATCAAGTTCTTTACCAATTTGGTCCTTTACCATTTCGATTTTTCCAGTTTCTTTGTTTAATAATTGTCTTCTTAACATATCAAACATTACACCATCTTCATCGAGTCTTAAAGAGTGACCATGAACAGATTTACCTCTGATTCCAGATCTTGCTGGATCAAAGTATTCGGTTTCTAATAATTCTTTTGATATTTTTTCGAGATCTCTTTCTCTTGCTTCGATAATTTGTCTTCCAGACAAAGTACCTGCATCTACTCCTCTGTATCTGTTTAAGTAAGATCTAGATCTTAAATAAGGTTGAGCAGGAGCAAAATACATTGAGTCTACAAATTGAATATATCTAACTCTGTCCCCAGCTTTTGCACCATCGATTGGTTCTACTAATTCTCTAATAATGTCCTCAGGCTCATCCATTTCATCTAATGGTGGGTGAACACTTTTATATTCTTCACCTGGAGCTCTGTGACCTAATACTTTTACTACGCCTTCATCAGATATTTCTCTTAGTTTTTCTAACTCATAATCAGGGTCAGAAAAATTTCTTCTATTTTGAGCTACCTGAGAAGTTCCTGGATAATATTGTGCCATAAATCATGCACCTCCTAATGCTAACTTAACTTTTCTAATAATCTCATCTAATTTTTCTTGGGAACATGTTTCTCCCCTAATAACACCACTAACAATATCAAGAATTTTACCCTTAGTTTTAACTCCTTCATTAGCCTCATCAGGCATGACACGAGAGGTTTTAACACCAATTTTAGCAAAATCTTCAAAATCGACAGGATATTCACAAATAATAACACAAGGACAATTGACATTACGAAGTATTAACCTCGCCTTGTAAATAATATGATTTTTAACTCCTCCAAGATGAATGACCAGTAACCTGAATTGTGACATTTGATCAACTTCTTTATCAGTTAAACCAAATCCCCCACTTGCACCTGGAGCATCAGATGGAGTACCTGCACCAGCATTAAGTATCATTGTACTAGTTAAAACATTAGCTTCGCGAAGTGCAAAGGTTATTTCACAAACAGGTTTTGTGATATGCCTTCTTCCAGGAGACATAGCTACTGCAAGAACATCACTTCCACATTCTGCAAAAGTTCCTCTTTGAGCTATTCCTCCACCTTCACCAAGGCCCATTGTTTCACGACAATCAACAACATGGGTACAACGTCCAATCATCTTATTCATCCTTATTATATATTATTTATCCTTATTATTGATCATTAATTGATATCATAGTATATGAAATATTTCAATAAGATCCTTTTAAATAAGATTCTCAATCCTTATCTTTTTTTATGATAGTTACTCTGTCTGCGAGCTTAGCTGATTGATCAGTCATTCCAATTAACTCTTCAGGAATGTCTGCATCACCATATTTAATGTTATCAGAAACAGTCTTCTGAGTTCTGATGTATTTTCCAATGTTTATATCAAATCCAAAAGGAAGATATTCATTGCATATTTCCCTTATATCATCAATAGTGGATTCATTTGAAATTTCAACAAAAATACGGCCAGTTTTAACTTTAAGCTCAAGTTCTTTACCATTGACTGTAATTTTTCTTCTATCAACATATCGTGGATCTTCGTTAGGGTCTTCAGGAGGGAGTCTTGGTCCTTGAATAACTGTTCTTTTAACATCATCAAGACTTTCAATACCATTCAACAACTTTTCAGTTGTATCTGCTCCTAAAACTCTATGTGGAAATACTTCTATGTCCATTTATAATTATCCCCATTAAATTAGTATGATTATATGATTAATCTTTTAGTATATCTAAATAATTTATCTTAAATATTGAATCTAAATCATAAATATCGAATTTAAATAATTCATTTAAATATTTTATAATTAATTAACCACAAAAACATGCAAGATTTTAGATGTCACCTTTTATGTCTGCAGCTGCTTCCACTACATATTTTAATGGTTCTCTGAATTCATCAACACTACTGAATACTTCTTTAATTAATCCAGAAGTAGCTTCAGGTGAGAAAAGCTGAGTACCTGCGTCAAGACACATTGCAGCTACAACACAAGGGATACAGAATCCTTTACTATGTCTGGTTACAACGTGGTTACCGTTAAAGAGACCTGGGCCTCCTCCACCATAAATAGAGTGACTAAAGAATGAAAATCCTACAGCTACCCCTTCAGCTCTACCGAAATCTACACCAGGAAGACCAGTTGCAAATTCAAGAGAGTCATTGAAATACAAAATTGAAGATGGTACACCCTGAGCAGCTCTAGCAGCACCTACATTTACTATAGTTGCAGCAGTAGCTCCAGCAGCAGCATAAGCATTCCATTTAGCTAAATCGTTAGTTTCATAAACATTGAAACCATTTAAATCTTTTTCTACACTAACAACACTATCAGTAGTAGCTCTAGCAACAGTATCATTCATAACAGAACCAACAGTTCCTTCTTTAGCACTATCTTTAACTAAATCTAAAACAATATTGTCTGCGTTCATTCCTTGATAAGCTAATCCTAATAAGTGCATTCTTTCAAATGCTCCAATAGCATCACCCATTTCAAACATAGCAGTTTGTTCTAAGATACTGGAAAGTGCAGTTCCTTGTAATGTGTTTTTTAATGTAGCAGCAGCTACGTGGTTAGCCATAATATTTCTTAAAGCATAACCTGGACCTTCAAGCTTTTGAGGAATATCTAACATAGTTGCAATGTTAGAACCCATGTAATCAACAGACTGAGGATATCTTCCAAGAATTGCAGCTTTTACCATGTTAGCATCATACATACTAATATCAAATTGTTTAATAATAGCTTGTACTAATGCAGTTGCAGTAGATAAGGTTGCTACAGAATATTCAGCAGCAGATTCTAATCTTGCAGTTGGTATTTGAACTAAAATCCTCTTTCCACCAGAAAGAAGCTCTACATTTGTATCATCGTCATCAGTTACTTGAACCATTTCTTTTAAAGCAGATGCAATAGCTTGAGCATTGCCAGTAATATCTAGGTCCATTTCTCTTCCTAAAATCTTAGATCCTGCTCCACCGACAGATGCAGATCTTAAGGAATTTTCAATACCTTCTAAGTTTACAGCTACGGTCCTTTTTACACCACTAACGATGCTTTTTATTGCAGGGTTCCGTAGTGGGCTTAAGGCTTCGATAGGTACATCAGATTCAACTAATGACCCTCTATCGTCGTATAAATCGACTTTATCATCAAACTTCGCCATTTTTTCCCTCCTAACTAAATATAGTTATTAATATACCTCTCTAATACAAACGGTCATTTTTAAGTTTGTATTGAGTAAGCTCATTTGCAGTTTTTTGCAATAACTAGCTATTTGGTATACGAATTTTAATTTGATTAATATATATTATAAACATTATTTTTGAATGCAAATAGCAAAGCTTATAAAGGAGAAGGAAACCAGCATTTTTTAAGAATCCTATAACAGAAAGTAATACTTTTTTAAATGAATAAAAAAGAGTTTTAACAATTTTAAAAAACATAAAAATGATTTTAAAATAATAATTAGACATTAAAATACTTTAAATAGTAAAAATAGAATTATTAAACTAGGGATTATTAAAAAAACCATTAAAATCATTTTAAATAAAAATATGTTAAAATAATGAAAAATAAGACTATATAAATAGACAAAATATTAAAAAATATTAAAAATAATGTAAATATTATATAAAAATGATTTAAAAATTAAAATAATATTAAATTAGATAATGAAATAATAAAAATTTTATAATTTCAATAAGTAATAATAATCATTGGATAAAAACTAAGGGTGTTTTGATATTATTTATTATTTTATTATAATATTTTATAATATATTATTATAATATTCTATAATATTTTTTCAATATATTTTTTATTATAATAATATAATTATTATAATAAATATAATTTTAAGGAATAATATTGAAGAGTAATTTAAAGAGCAATTTAAAGAATAATTTAAAAATAATTTAAAAAATAATTTTAAAAAAATAGTATAAAAAATTCAATCAAATACTAAAAATAAAAAAGATACTTCAAGTCTTTTTCATTTTCATACCAAAAAAGTTAATAGCCTCAACTAAATCTCTAAATAATTCAATTTCCTTTTCAATTACATTTTCTTCAGTTAAAGTTCCACTCATTTCTCCATCAACAGACAATTTTTCAGGACCTCTACCAACTACCCTCTCAATACCATCAGAACTAAAAATTTTCTCTGCATCAATTTGATGGACAAAACATCTGCCCGGAATTATAACTGTATCTTTTACATCAGATAAATCTAAATCTTCTAAATCATCCTTTGTAATTAAGCAAGCAATATCTTTTTTAGTTGCAACAACATTAACATCATTAGTATCTAATTTATCGAATATTTTTTCAATATAAGGTGCAGCTATTTTAGATGTTACAATTGTAGCTTCACCAGTTATATCTTGAATAAATTGAAGATAGACCTCATTTTCATTTTTTGATAGTGCGAATGGAGCACCAGTATCTGGATCTGAAACAGGAGTTCCAGTAACTCGAATATTATATTCTTTATTTATACTTTCTACAAGCTTTTGAAACTCATCAATACTTGTGGAGTTTATACCTTTTATAACAGGTTCATTACCTAAAATTAAGCCTTCATTTGTAGTATTAGCAAAACGCATAAGAATCAAAGCTTTTGCACCCCAACTTTCAAGATCTTCACAAGTTTGATGTAAAATA
Encoded here:
- the mcrA gene encoding coenzyme-B sulfoethylthiotransferase subunit alpha; this translates as MADKKFIEALNKKFKEDPEEKTTTFYNLGGWKQSERKTEFANAGKEIAEKRGIPQYNPDVGSPLGQRALMPYQVSTTDTYVEGDDFHFVNNAAIQQMWDDIRRTVIVGLNTAHNVLEKRLGMEVTPETITEYLETVNHAMPGAAVVQEHMVETNPSLVADSYVKVFTGDDELADEIDSAFVLDINKEFPEDQAEALKAEVGDKVWQAVRIPTIVGRVCDGGTTSRWSAMQIGMSMISAYNQCAGEGATGDFAYASKHAEVIHMGTYLPVRRARAENEPGGIAFGFLADMVQSTRVNPEDPVRSALDVVAAGAALYDQIWLGSYMSGGVGFTQYASAAYTDNILDDFLYYGKEYVEDKFGICEAPNNMDTVLDVGSEVTFYGLEQYEEYPALLETQFGGSQRASVVSAAAGCATAFATGNSQTGLSAWYLSMYLHKEQHSRLGFYGYDLQDQCGASNVFSIRNDEGLPVEMRGPNYPNYAMNVGHQGEYAGISQAPHSARGDAFAFNPLVKIAFADQNLSFDFSQPRAEIAKGALREFMPDGERSLIIPAK
- the mcrG gene encoding coenzyme-B sulfoethylthiotransferase subunit gamma yields the protein MAQYYPGTSQVAQNRRNFSDPDYELEKLREISDEGVVKVLGHRAPGEEYKSVHPPLDEMDEPEDIIRELVEPIDGAKAGDRVRYIQFVDSMYFAPAQPYLRSRSYLNRYRGVDAGTLSGRQIIEARERDLEKISKELLETEYFDPARSGIRGKSVHGHSLRLDEDGVMFDMLRRQLLNKETGKIEMVKDQIGKELDEPVVLGEPLDEETLMKKTTIYRVDGEAYKDDKDAVEILQRIHVSRSEGGFCPE
- the mcrC gene encoding methyl-coenzyme M reductase I operon protein C → MIGRCTHVVDCRETMGLGEGGGIAQRGTFAECGSDVLAVAMSPGRRHITKPVCEITFALREANVLTSTMILNAGAGTPSDAPGASGGFGLTDKEVDQMSQFRLLVIHLGGVKNHIIYKARLILRNVNCPCVIICEYPVDFEDFAKIGVKTSRVMPDEANEGVKTKGKILDIVSGVIRGETCSQEKLDEIIRKVKLALGGA
- the mcrD gene encoding methyl-coenzyme M reductase operon protein D encodes the protein MDIEVFPHRVLGADTTEKLLNGIESLDDVKRTVIQGPRLPPEDPNEDPRYVDRRKITVNGKELELKVKTGRIFVEISNESTIDDIREICNEYLPFGFDINIGKYIRTQKTVSDNIKYGDADIPEELIGMTDQSAKLADRVTIIKKDKD
- the mcrB gene encoding coenzyme-B sulfoethylthiotransferase subunit beta; translation: MAKFDDKVDLYDDRGSLVESDVPIEALSPLRNPAIKSIVSGVKRTVAVNLEGIENSLRSASVGGAGSKILGREMDLDITGNAQAIASALKEMVQVTDDDDTNVELLSGGKRILVQIPTARLESAAEYSVATLSTATALVQAIIKQFDISMYDANMVKAAILGRYPQSVDYMGSNIATMLDIPQKLEGPGYALRNIMANHVAAATLKNTLQGTALSSILEQTAMFEMGDAIGAFERMHLLGLAYQGMNADNIVLDLVKDSAKEGTVGSVMNDTVARATTDSVVSVEKDLNGFNVYETNDLAKWNAYAAAGATAATIVNVGAARAAQGVPSSILYFNDSLEFATGLPGVDFGRAEGVAVGFSFFSHSIYGGGGPGLFNGNHVVTRHSKGFCIPCVVAAMCLDAGTQLFSPEATSGLIKEVFSSVDEFREPLKYVVEAAADIKGDI
- the mmp10 gene encoding methyl coenzyme M reductase-arginine methyltransferase Mmp10 (Mmp10 (methanogenesis marker protein 10) is a cobalamin-requiring radical SAM methyltransferase that creates the methylarginine modification to methyl coenzyme M reductase.), with translation MQIVADVGGIPGKDCRGFCKYCYFRKVKSIEPLGCSKCSPGKVGCSNCSEGVSETKNEFKMPFFVVNEIQTTLMMTNPNDSNLKVNISGGGDVSCYPHLEELTGTLKQFDIPMHLGYTSGKGIDDAEMATRLINHGVDEVTYTLFASNPELRADWMKDPNPEESIKAAKIFAESTDLHAATVIIPGVNDGDILHQTCEDLESWGAKALILMRFANTTNEGLILGNEPVIKGINSTSIDEFQKLVESINKEYNIRVTGTPVSDPDTGAPFALSKNENEVYLQFIQDITGEATIVTSKIAAPYIEKIFDKLDTNDVNVVATKKDIACLITKDDLEDLDLSDVKDTVIIPGRCFVHQIDAEKIFSSDGIERVVGRGPEKLSVDGEMSGTLTEENVIEKEIELFRDLVEAINFFGMKMKKT